From the genome of Natronolimnobius baerhuensis:
ACCGGCCTGGCGGATGTGGTCGCCGAGGACGGCGCGGGTGGCGTGCATGATGATGTGCGTCGCCGTGTGATGGCGCATGAGTTGGCGTCGTCGGCCAGCATCGATTTGTCCGTTGACGAACTCGCCTTTGCCGAGGCTCTCGTCGGTTCGGTGGAGGATCACGCCGTCTTCGATCTGGACATCCGTGACATCGACGGCAGTGTCGTCGGTTGAAAGCGACCCAGTATCGGCAGGCTGGCCACCACCTTCGGGGTAGAACATCGTCTGATCGAGGACGATGTCGTAGCCCTCCTCGCGCTCGAAGACGTCGAGGACGATGGCCTCGAACTGGGTTCGCTGCTGGTCGTCGTAGTAGAGGCGCTCCGTTTTGGGGAGGTCCTCGAAGCGTTCGTCTTCGTCATCATCCGTCGCTGCCTCGGCGGCCTCGACAGTGTCGTGGCGGTCTGCAACGAGGCTGTAGAAGTCGTCGGGGACGTCAACCTCGGCTCCCGCCTCATCGGCGATTTCGGCGACCATATCCGGCTGAATGCCGTGGGAGTCATAGAGTTCGATCAACTCGTTGGTCGGAATCGCCTCGTCTTTCGTTGCGTACTCTTCAGCGAGACTCTCGACGCGTCGGCCGCCGCGCTCGAGCGTTTCACGATACTTTTCGACTTCGGTGCGGACGATGTCGCGGATGGTATCGCGGTTGTTGTACTCGAGGCGCTCGGCTTGCATGTCGACGAGTTCGTCGAGCGGGGCGTCGATCCCGACATTATCGCAGAGGCGTTTGGTGCGTCGGAGCACCATCCGCGCGAGATAGCCCGTGCCGACGTTCGACGGGACGATGCCGTCGCCGAACATGTACGCGAGCGTCCGGCAGTGATCGGCGATGGCGTAGATGTCCTCGAGTGGTTCGACGAGGTCGCGTAGTTCTTCGACCGAGACCTCGAGTTTGTCGGCAATCTCGCCGCGGGCTTCCTCGACGTCGTCGACGTCGTCGATGTCGAGATTCCCTGAGAGGCGGGCTGCGCGGGCAACGAGGGCGGACTGCTCGTCGGTGTGTTCGATTCCCGCGTTGTCCTTGAGGAAGTCGATCATCTCCGGGTAGATCGCCTCGTAGACGGTCGGCGTGCCCTGGCTCATCCAGGTCCAGCGCTCTAAGCCGTAGCCGGTGTCGACGATGTAGGTGTCCATGTAGGAGTAGCGGTCCCCTTTGATCTCGTAGTCGCCGTCGGGGTCTTGCTCCATGCACATGAACACGAGCGTCGCCAACTCGAGGCCCTTGTAGATGACCTCGATTGCGGGGCCGGCGTTGCCGCCGCCGACCCACGGATCTTCGATGTAGGTGACGTCGGTGATGTCTGCGCCCAACTCCTCGAGCAGCGTATCACAGAGTTCGACGGTGCGGTCCTTCCAGTAGACCTCGCCCTCGTAGGCGTACTCCTCGTCGGCGTCCTCGCGGGTGTTAAACGCGTGATGGGCCATCATCTCGAAGGCCATGGTGTGTCGGCCGGTCTTGCCGACGTTGTCGATGTCCTGCATTCGGATACAGGGCTGTGAGACCGTCAGCGGGT
Proteins encoded in this window:
- the alaS gene encoding alanine--tRNA ligase gives rise to the protein MTELADEYRLEYFEEEGFVRTECPECGAHFWTRDEDRETCGEPPCEEYDFIGSPGFAAEYSLEEMREAFLTYFEDQDHDRIDPYPVAANRWRDDVLLTQASIYDFQPLVTSGETPPPANPLTVSQPCIRMQDIDNVGKTGRHTMAFEMMAHHAFNTREDADEEYAYEGEVYWKDRTVELCDTLLEELGADITDVTYIEDPWVGGGNAGPAIEVIYKGLELATLVFMCMEQDPDGDYEIKGDRYSYMDTYIVDTGYGLERWTWMSQGTPTVYEAIYPEMIDFLKDNAGIEHTDEQSALVARAARLSGNLDIDDVDDVEEARGEIADKLEVSVEELRDLVEPLEDIYAIADHCRTLAYMFGDGIVPSNVGTGYLARMVLRRTKRLCDNVGIDAPLDELVDMQAERLEYNNRDTIRDIVRTEVEKYRETLERGGRRVESLAEEYATKDEAIPTNELIELYDSHGIQPDMVAEIADEAGAEVDVPDDFYSLVADRHDTVEAAEAATDDDEDERFEDLPKTERLYYDDQQRTQFEAIVLDVFEREEGYDIVLDQTMFYPEGGGQPADTGSLSTDDTAVDVTDVQIEDGVILHRTDESLGKGEFVNGQIDAGRRRQLMRHHTATHIIMHATRAVLGDHIRQAGAQKGVDSSRIDVRHYDRISREHVKQIEAVANDLVMDNVSVTQEWPDRHDAEAEHGFDLYQGGIPPGEQIRLIHVAEDVQACGGTHVARTGDIGSIKILNTERVQDGVERITFAAGEAALESTQDNEDALYEAANSLDVSPEDVPETAERFFEEWKARGKEIDDLTEQLAEARASGGGGAEEIDIGDAVAVVDRIDADMDELRATATAISDEGKIAVLGTGQSGAQFVVSVPDGVGVNAGEVVGELAAKVGGGGGGPPDFAQGGGPNDEDLDDALEDAPNVLRQILDA